One genomic region from Quercus robur chromosome 4, dhQueRobu3.1, whole genome shotgun sequence encodes:
- the LOC126721301 gene encoding uncharacterized protein LOC126721301: MERALIVKVYGRSVTLSFLHNKLLSMWKPAGRLDCVDLEHGFFLTRFYLKDDYEATLKKGPWFIGEHFLSIRPWVPNFHPESANVTSVAMWIRLNGLPIEYYNPEALLQIGKAIGNVLRVDTHTANEARGRFARLCVQVDVDKPLVTAILIGKFEQPLCYEGIQKLCFSCGKMGHRKEGCPFVVRSDPMPRGVEEMNGRDAEGRSPHAREEHAIARTTAGEGPSSVVHGSAHEKVQEGPYGPWIVVTRKRNVTKNQKSGGTPTVLDNGRLREE; the protein is encoded by the coding sequence ATGGAAAGAGCTCTCATTGTGAAGGTCTATGGCAGATCGGTCACTTTAAGTTTTCTGCATAATAAACTACTGTCCATGTGGAAGCCTGCTGGGAGGTTAGACTGCGTTGATTTGGAGCATGGCTTTTTCCTGACTCGTTTTTACTTGAAGGATGATTATGAAGCTACATTGAAGAAAGGACCTTGGTTCATTGGAGAGCATTTTCTCTCCATCAGACCATGGGTGCCAAACTTCCATCCTGAGTCGGCAAATGTTACATCGGTGGCTATGTGGATTAGGCTCAATGGTTTACCAATAGAATACTATAATCCTGAAGCTTTATTGCAAATAGGGAAAGCTATTGGGAATGTTTTAAGGGTTGACACCCATACTGCAAATGAAGCCAGAGGTAGGTTCGCAAGATTGTGTGTTCAGGTTGATGTGGATAAGCCATTGGTGACAGCAATCTTGATTGGTAAGTTCGAACAGCCTCTGTGTTATGAGGGCATACAGAAACTATGCTTTTCTTGCGGTAAAATGGGTCATCGAAAGGAAGGATGTCCATTCGTGGTTCGGTCAGACCCAATGCCGAGAGGGGTGGAAGAGATGAATGGAAGGGATGCTGAAGGACGATCACCTCATGCACGCGAAGAGCATGCAATTGCAAGGACTACTGCAGGTGAGGGGCCCAGTAGCGTTGTGCATGGTAGTGCGCATGAAAAGGTTCAAGAAGGGCCGTATGGCCCTTGGATTGTTGTGACACGTAAAAGGAATGtgacaaaaaaccaaaagagtGGAGGGACCCCCACTGTACTAGACAACGGTCGGCTAAGAGAGGAGTAA
- the LOC126721302 gene encoding uncharacterized protein LOC126721302, whose protein sequence is MNIIIWNCRGVPKPTFQSHVRELVRNHDRAILVLMETKIGGERAREISSRLSFDGAAHTDTIGYAGGLWMLWKSDKVEVSTLASTEQEIHVVVKVMNSNSSWLFTAIYASLRSAERHIFWDNLNKVAELHNMPWVVAGDFNEPLLDEDKYGGRVVSVNRSLLFKECLDNCGMIDIGFSGPRFTWTNKREVQALIQERIDRFFVNASWCLLYPDAKVVHLTRCNSDHCPVMLDMLPTGHMGERDFLSFKPAG, encoded by the coding sequence ATGAATATCATAATATGGAATTGTAGGGGCGTTCCGAAGCCCACATTTCAGAGTCATGTTAGGGAGTTGGTGCGTAACCATGATCGGGCGATTTTAGTTCTGATGGAAACCAAAATTGGGGGTGAAAGAGCCAGAGAGATATCAAGCAGGCTTTCTTTTGATGGGGCAGCTCATACAGATACCATCGGTTACGCAGGTGGTCTTTGGATGCTGTGGAAATCTGACAAGGTGGAGGTTTCTACTTTAGCTAGTACGGAGCAGGAAATTCATGTCGTTGTTAAGGTAATGAACTCTAACTCTAGCTGGTTATTTACTGCAATTTATGCTAGTCTGAGGTCTGCCGAAAGGCACATATTTTGGgataatttaaataaagttgCGGAACTTCATAATATGCCTTGGGTAGTAGCGGGTGATTTCAATGAACCTCTTCTAGATGAGGACAAATATGGTGGTAGGGTAGTCAGTGTAAATAGGTCTCTATTATTCAAAGAATGTCTAGATAATTGTGGCATGATTGATATCGGTTTTTCTGGTCCTCGTTTTACTTGGACTAATAAAAGAGAAGTGCAAGCCCTTATTCAGGAAAGGATAGACAGGTTTTTTGTCAATGCAAGTTGGTGTCTTTTATACCCGGATGCTAAGGTGGTTCATCTGACAAGATGCAATTCAGATCATTGCCCGGTAATGCTTGATATGCTCCCAACGGGGCACATGGGAGAAAGAgactttttaagtttcaaaccTGCTGGCTGA
- the LOC126721303 gene encoding uncharacterized protein LOC126721303 translates to MDQPIKKSMNKPEAAGRMVQWAIELSQFDIEYHPRTVIKAQALADFIAEFTLPNEDKIIDEVDRWTIQTDGSSAQRKGGVGVVITTLDGEVLKYGVQLRFPATNNEAENEGILTGLRLGKALGAKILLIQSDSKLVIGQIRGEYEAKEERMQKYLKLTKHLTQEFDIVEFVQIPRSQNIGADEVSKLASSEEGKIGTDLAMKVQKHPSIEEIATFTIQGTDSWMTPIISYLQDGHLPQSTEEAKKIKKRAARFTILNDALYKRGFSMPYLKCVDEEEARYILEEIHGGICGDHTGPRSLVNKVVRTGYFWPTMQVDAAEIVKRCNKCQRYGNVQRLPTERLTTIASPWPFAQWGMDIVGPLP, encoded by the coding sequence ATGGACCAACCaatcaagaaatcaatgaacaagcCCGAAGCAGCAGGAAGAATGGTCCAGTGGGCGATTGAACTTAGTCAATTCGACATCGAGTACCATCCCAGAACGGTGATCAAGGCGCAAGCTCTGGCGGACTTTATCGCAGAGTTCACTCTTCCAAACGAAGACAAGATTATCGACGAGGTAGATAGATGGACAATACAAACTGATGGTTCGTCAGCTCAAAGgaaggggggagtaggggtcgtcataacTACCCTTGACGGAGAAGTGCTGAAATATGGGGTTCAACTAAGATTCCCGGCCACCAACAACGAAGCTGAAAACGAGGGGATACTGACGGGACTGAGGCTTGGAAAGGCACTTGGTGCTAAAATCTTGTTGATTCAAAGTGATTCAAAGCTAGTGATTGGACAGATTAGGGGAGAGTAcgaagcaaaggaagaaaggatgcagaaatacctcaagCTGACGAAACATCTGACTCAGGAGTTCGATATAGTGGAGTTCGTGCAGATCCCAAGGAGTCAGAACATAGGGGCTGACGAAGTCTCAAAGCTAGCGTCATCAGAAGAAGGGAAGATTGGCACAGATCTGGCAATGAAGGTCCAAAAACACCCCAGCATTGAAGAAATTGCAACATTCACCATCCAGGGCACAGACAGCTGGATGACACCCATAATATCCTACCTCCAGGACGGGCACCTCCCTCAAAGCACGGAGGAAGCTAAAAAGATTAAGAAGAGGGCGGCTAGGTTCACGATCCTTAATGACGCcttatacaagagaggcttctctatgcctTACTTGAAGTGTGTCGACGAAGAAGAGGCCAGATACATCCTGGAAGAAATCCATGGAGGAATTTGCGGCGACCACACTGGCCCCAGATCCCTAGTAAACAAGGTAGTACGAACAGGATatttttggccaaccatgcaggtaGACGCGGCTGAGATCGTCAAGAGGTGCAACAAGTGCCAGCGATACGGGAATGTGCAACGGCTTCCAACAGAGAGACTGACGACTATAGCTTCCccatggccatttgcacaatggggaatgGACATCGTCGGCCCGCTACCCTAA